A window from Onychostoma macrolepis isolate SWU-2019 chromosome 07, ASM1243209v1, whole genome shotgun sequence encodes these proteins:
- the LOC131543989 gene encoding heterogeneous nuclear ribonucleoproteins C1/C2 isoform X1 produces the protein MEHSPTTSSLMASNVTNKTDPRSLNSRVFIGNLNTMLVTKADVEAIFSKYGKIVGCSVHKGFAFVQYANERNARAAVASEDGRMIVGQVLDINLAGEPKPHRSKTIKRSAGDMYRFVFNSMYACVYVCMYAPVNSLIAFSSNSSSFDLDYDFQRDYYDRMYSYPSRVPPPPPPLSRAVIPSKRARVSVSGGGGGGGGGSRRTKSSFSSKSSQRTSRTMRVDDLQTIKKELTQIKHKVDYLLESLERMERDHSKKSEVKSAKPDEVSPQHSSGKKERESTEMNDYEDEGDLLEEEEIKSRGREDDEEEEEGEQEEGEDDGDSANGDHS, from the exons ATGGA GCATTCCCCCACAACCAGCAGCCTGATGGCCAGCAACGTCACCAACAAGACGGATCCACGTTCGCTGAACTCCCGAGTCTTCATCGGGAACCTCAACACCATGCTGGTGACCAAGGCTGACGTGGAGGCCATCTTCAGTAAGTACGGGAAGATTGTGGGCTGCTCCGTGCACAAAGGCTTTGCCTTCGTCCAGTACGCCAATGAGAGGAACGCCAGAGCTGCTGTCGCTAGTGAAGATGGGCGGATGATTGTCGGACAGGTGCTCG ATATTAATCTGGCTGGTGAGCCAAAACCCCATCGGTCAAAGACTATTAAACGCTCTGCAGGAGATATGTACAGGTTTGTATTTAAtagtatgtatgcatgtgtgtatgtatgtatgtatgcccCTGTTAATTCTTTAATTGCTTTCTCCTCCAACAGTTCTTCATTTGATCTGGACTATGATTTTCAGAGAGATTACTATGACAG gATGTACTCTTACCCATCGCGTGttccccctcctcctcctccgctCTCGCGGGCGGTGATTCCCTCCAAACGGGCACGAGTGAGCGTGAGCGGCGGCGGCGGTGGCGGTGGTGGAGGCAGCCGCAGGACCAAGAGCAGCTTCTCCTCTAAGAGCAGCCAGCGCACGTCCCGTACCA TGAGAGTTGATGATCTACAAACCATAAAGAAGGAACTGACTCAGATTAAACACAAAGTGGACTATCTGCTGGAGAGCCTAGAGCGCATGGAGAGAGACCACAGCAAGAAATCAG AGGTGAAGAGCGCTAAACCAGATGAAGTCTCACCGCAGCACTCCAGCGGAAAGAAAGAGCGCGAGAGCACAGAAATGAATGACTACGAGGACGAGGGAGACCTGCTTGAGGAAGAGGAG ATCAAGAGTCGAGGAAGGGAGGATgatgaggaggaagaggaaggtgAGCAGGAGGAAGGAGAGGACGATGGAGACAGCGCCAACGGAGACCATTCTTAA
- the LOC131543989 gene encoding heterogeneous nuclear ribonucleoproteins C1/C2 isoform X3 gives MEHSPTTSSLMASNVTNKTDPRSLNSRVFIGNLNTMLVTKADVEAIFSKYGKIVGCSVHKGFAFVQYANERNARAAVASEDGRMIVGQVLDINLAGEPKPHRSKTIKRSAGDMYSSSFDLDYDFQRDYYDRMYSYPSRVPPPPPPLSRAVIPSKRARVSVSGGGGGGGGGSRRTKSSFSSKSSQRTSRTMRVDDLQTIKKELTQIKHKVDYLLESLERMERDHSKKSEVKSAKPDEVSPQHSSGKKERESTEMNDYEDEGDLLEEEEIKSRGREDDEEEEEGEQEEGEDDGDSANGDHS, from the exons ATGGA GCATTCCCCCACAACCAGCAGCCTGATGGCCAGCAACGTCACCAACAAGACGGATCCACGTTCGCTGAACTCCCGAGTCTTCATCGGGAACCTCAACACCATGCTGGTGACCAAGGCTGACGTGGAGGCCATCTTCAGTAAGTACGGGAAGATTGTGGGCTGCTCCGTGCACAAAGGCTTTGCCTTCGTCCAGTACGCCAATGAGAGGAACGCCAGAGCTGCTGTCGCTAGTGAAGATGGGCGGATGATTGTCGGACAGGTGCTCG ATATTAATCTGGCTGGTGAGCCAAAACCCCATCGGTCAAAGACTATTAAACGCTCTGCAGGAGATATGTACAG TTCTTCATTTGATCTGGACTATGATTTTCAGAGAGATTACTATGACAG gATGTACTCTTACCCATCGCGTGttccccctcctcctcctccgctCTCGCGGGCGGTGATTCCCTCCAAACGGGCACGAGTGAGCGTGAGCGGCGGCGGCGGTGGCGGTGGTGGAGGCAGCCGCAGGACCAAGAGCAGCTTCTCCTCTAAGAGCAGCCAGCGCACGTCCCGTACCA TGAGAGTTGATGATCTACAAACCATAAAGAAGGAACTGACTCAGATTAAACACAAAGTGGACTATCTGCTGGAGAGCCTAGAGCGCATGGAGAGAGACCACAGCAAGAAATCAG AGGTGAAGAGCGCTAAACCAGATGAAGTCTCACCGCAGCACTCCAGCGGAAAGAAAGAGCGCGAGAGCACAGAAATGAATGACTACGAGGACGAGGGAGACCTGCTTGAGGAAGAGGAG ATCAAGAGTCGAGGAAGGGAGGATgatgaggaggaagaggaaggtgAGCAGGAGGAAGGAGAGGACGATGGAGACAGCGCCAACGGAGACCATTCTTAA
- the LOC131543989 gene encoding heterogeneous nuclear ribonucleoproteins C1/C2 isoform X2, whose product MEHSPTTSSLMASNVTNKTDPRSLNSRVFIGNLNTMLVTKADVEAIFSKYGKIVGCSVHKGFAFVQYANERNARAAVASEDGRMIVGQVLDINLAGEPKPHRSKTIKRSAGDMYSSSFDLDYDFQRDYYDRMYSYPSRVPPPPPPLSRAVIPSKRARVSVSGGGGGGGGGSRRTKSSFSSKSSQRTSRTMRVDDLQTIKKELTQIKHKVDYLLESLERMERDHSKKSEVKSAKPDEVSPQHSSGKKERESTEMNDYEDEGDLLEEEEVSERQTTASEITHRLVFTRRFWFAQIKSRGREDDEEEEEGEQEEGEDDGDSANGDHS is encoded by the exons ATGGA GCATTCCCCCACAACCAGCAGCCTGATGGCCAGCAACGTCACCAACAAGACGGATCCACGTTCGCTGAACTCCCGAGTCTTCATCGGGAACCTCAACACCATGCTGGTGACCAAGGCTGACGTGGAGGCCATCTTCAGTAAGTACGGGAAGATTGTGGGCTGCTCCGTGCACAAAGGCTTTGCCTTCGTCCAGTACGCCAATGAGAGGAACGCCAGAGCTGCTGTCGCTAGTGAAGATGGGCGGATGATTGTCGGACAGGTGCTCG ATATTAATCTGGCTGGTGAGCCAAAACCCCATCGGTCAAAGACTATTAAACGCTCTGCAGGAGATATGTACAG TTCTTCATTTGATCTGGACTATGATTTTCAGAGAGATTACTATGACAG gATGTACTCTTACCCATCGCGTGttccccctcctcctcctccgctCTCGCGGGCGGTGATTCCCTCCAAACGGGCACGAGTGAGCGTGAGCGGCGGCGGCGGTGGCGGTGGTGGAGGCAGCCGCAGGACCAAGAGCAGCTTCTCCTCTAAGAGCAGCCAGCGCACGTCCCGTACCA TGAGAGTTGATGATCTACAAACCATAAAGAAGGAACTGACTCAGATTAAACACAAAGTGGACTATCTGCTGGAGAGCCTAGAGCGCATGGAGAGAGACCACAGCAAGAAATCAG AGGTGAAGAGCGCTAAACCAGATGAAGTCTCACCGCAGCACTCCAGCGGAAAGAAAGAGCGCGAGAGCACAGAAATGAATGACTACGAGGACGAGGGAGACCTGCTTGAGGAAGAGGAGGTGAGTGAAAGACAAACAACAGCGTCAGAAATCACGCATCGACTCGTATTCACCCGTCGCTTTTGGTTTGCGCAGATCAAGAGTCGAGGAAGGGAGGATgatgaggaggaagaggaaggtgAGCAGGAGGAAGGAGAGGACGATGGAGACAGCGCCAACGGAGACCATTCTTAA
- the LOC131543989 gene encoding heterogeneous nuclear ribonucleoproteins C1/C2 isoform X4 gives MEHSPTTSSLMASNVTNKTDPRSLNSRVFIGNLNTMLVTKADVEAIFNINLAGEPKPHRSKTIKRSAGDMYSSSFDLDYDFQRDYYDRMYSYPSRVPPPPPPLSRAVIPSKRARVSVSGGGGGGGGGSRRTKSSFSSKSSQRTSRTMRVDDLQTIKKELTQIKHKVDYLLESLERMERDHSKKSEVKSAKPDEVSPQHSSGKKERESTEMNDYEDEGDLLEEEEIKSRGREDDEEEEEGEQEEGEDDGDSANGDHS, from the exons ATGGA GCATTCCCCCACAACCAGCAGCCTGATGGCCAGCAACGTCACCAACAAGACGGATCCACGTTCGCTGAACTCCCGAGTCTTCATCGGGAACCTCAACACCATGCTGGTGACCAAGGCTGACGTGGAGGCCATCTTCA ATATTAATCTGGCTGGTGAGCCAAAACCCCATCGGTCAAAGACTATTAAACGCTCTGCAGGAGATATGTACAG TTCTTCATTTGATCTGGACTATGATTTTCAGAGAGATTACTATGACAG gATGTACTCTTACCCATCGCGTGttccccctcctcctcctccgctCTCGCGGGCGGTGATTCCCTCCAAACGGGCACGAGTGAGCGTGAGCGGCGGCGGCGGTGGCGGTGGTGGAGGCAGCCGCAGGACCAAGAGCAGCTTCTCCTCTAAGAGCAGCCAGCGCACGTCCCGTACCA TGAGAGTTGATGATCTACAAACCATAAAGAAGGAACTGACTCAGATTAAACACAAAGTGGACTATCTGCTGGAGAGCCTAGAGCGCATGGAGAGAGACCACAGCAAGAAATCAG AGGTGAAGAGCGCTAAACCAGATGAAGTCTCACCGCAGCACTCCAGCGGAAAGAAAGAGCGCGAGAGCACAGAAATGAATGACTACGAGGACGAGGGAGACCTGCTTGAGGAAGAGGAG ATCAAGAGTCGAGGAAGGGAGGATgatgaggaggaagaggaaggtgAGCAGGAGGAAGGAGAGGACGATGGAGACAGCGCCAACGGAGACCATTCTTAA
- the si:ch211-63p21.2 gene encoding FH1/FH2 domain-containing protein 1 isoform X1, translated as MHLLSSSASRVNHQEYPMKEAESSLLDTNWSSLVKHAPLLRLNALDFSDLWDDEDLELDSIDEDSSHTSANQIVATPIPPPPPPLAPPLSVASESPRPSGCRTLRLHWSALLSLQPLPRVGRFGLQSIWAGLEPVQLDTNRLEYLFESKSSTNSALCSLMGARQQKQPCVSVLGVKRSNIITIALSSLPPVHLLPPAIYSMDNTVLDREDIQRLQMMVPTEEELNLIKEAKAQAPRSPLGPAEQCLLTLGNIPHLSARLQLWAFVLDHDTLEREIAEPLFHLKLAMEQLAANQTFRCILATVLAVGNFLNGCKAKGFELSYLGKLSQVRDTHGRQPLLHHVCVLLLQLYPQSSDLYSDITAVTKASKCDYTQVQLNFSQLESLCKACWDQLRLLEKDGKKKKGRGRKEEGGEEATLHQRLTQFLKDCEERLKVLRAVHRRVINRFHSFLFFLGYSRTMVRETSAEVFCKTVSDFALEYRATRNAILHQREREKEKHSQNTPKLKTRGHQSLSDDNQEQVKLEEVLKAPESSSSSSFHFDFTLPRQRSKTSDKKGSHSRKLKW; from the exons ATGCATTTACTTTCCTCAAGTGCTTCAAGAGTAAATCACCAAGAATATCCAATGAAAGAAGCCGAATCTTCTCTTCTCGACACCAACTGGTCTTCCCTCGTAAAACACGCCCCTCTGCTCCGCCTCAACGCCCTTGACTTCTCCGACCTATGGGATGATGAAGATCTTGAGCTGGACAGCATTGATGAAGACTCCTCCCACACTTCGGCCAATCAGATTGTAGCCACACCCATCCCCCCGCCTCCTCCCCCTTTGGCCCCGCCCCTCTCTGTAGCTAGCGAATCACCACGGCCATCAGGCTGTCGTACTCTGAGGCTCCACTGGAGCGCGCTGTTGAGTCTGCAGCCTTTGCCGAGAGTGGGCCGCTTCGGGCTTCAGTCGATCTGGGCCGGTCTGGAACCAGTTCAGCTAGACACCAATAGACTGGAATACCTGTTTGAGAGCAAAAGCAGCACCAACAGCGCCCTCTGCAGTCTGATGGGGGCACGACAG CAGAAGCAGCCGTGTGTGTCTGTATTGGGTGTAAAGCGTAGTAACATCATCACTATAGCTCTGAGCAGTCTGCCACCGGTTCACCTGCTTCCCCCTGCCATATACAGCATGGACAACACTGTACTAGACAGAGAAGACATCCAG AGGTTGCAGATGATGGTTCCCACTGAAGAGGAGCTGAATCTGATAAAAGAGGCAAAAGCTCAGGCCCCGCGTTCACCTCTGGGCCCCGCAGAGCAGTGTCTCCTGACCCTGGGCAACATTCCTCATCTGAGCGCCAGACTGCAGCTCTGGGCCTTCGTTCTGGACCACGACACActggagaga GAAATCGCAGAGCCGCTCTTCCATCTGAAGCTTGCCATGGAGCAGCTGGCGGCCAATCAGACGTTCCGCTGCATACTAGCGACTGTGCTGGCCGTCGGTAACTTTCTGAACGGCTGTAAG GCGAAGGGGTTTGAGTTGAGTTACCTGGGCAAGCTCTCTCAGGTGAGAGACACACACGGCCGGCAGCCTCTGCTTCATCACGTATGTGTGTTATTGCTCCAGCTTTACCCACAATCCTCTGATCTGTACTCCGACATCACTGCTGTCACAAAAGCCAGCAAG TGTGACTACACACAAGTGCAGCTGAATTTCTCACAGCTTGAATCACtttgcaaagcatgctgggatcAACTCCGACTACTTGAGAAGGATGGGAAGAAGAAGAAAGGTAGAGGAAGAAAAGAGGAAGGTGGAGAAGAGGCAACGCTCCATCAGAGGCTTACCCAGTTTCTGAAAGACTGTGAGGAGAGGTTGAAGGTGCTACGAGCAGTTCACCGCAGAGTTATCAACAG ATTCCACTCGTTCCTGTTCTTCCTTGGTTATTCGCGTACCATGGTGAGAGAAACGAGTGCTGAGGTGTTTTGTAAGACTGTTAGTGACTTTGCTCTGGAGTACAGAGCCACTCGCAATGCTATCCTTCaccagagggagagagagaaggagaagcACAGTCAAAACACACCTAAACTCAAAACCAGAGGCCATCAAAGCCTGTCTGAT GACAATCAGGAGCAGGTGAAACTTGAAGAGGTTTTGAAGGCTCCTGaatcatcgtcatcatcatctTTCCACTTTGACTTCACTCTTCCAAGACAGCGCAGCAAGACGAGTGACAAGAAAG GTAGTCACTCCCGAAAGCTGAAGTGGTGA
- the si:ch211-63p21.2 gene encoding FH1/FH2 domain-containing protein 1 isoform X2, whose protein sequence is MHLLSSSASRVNHQEYPMKEAESSLLDTNWSSLVKHAPLLRLNALDFSDLWDDEDLELDSIDEDSSHTSANQIVATPIPPPPPPLAPPLSVASESPRPSGCRTLRLHWSALLSLQPLPRVGRFGLQSIWAGLEPVQLDTNRLEYLFESKSSTNSALCSLMGARQQKQPCVSVLGVKRSNIITIALSSLPPVHLLPPAIYSMDNTVLDREDIQRLQMMVPTEEELNLIKEAKAQAPRSPLGPAEQCLLTLGNIPHLSARLQLWAFVLDHDTLEREIAEPLFHLKLAMEQLAANQTFRCILATVLAVGNFLNGCKAKGFELSYLGKLSQVRDTHGRQPLLHHVCVLLLQLYPQSSDLYSDITAVTKASKCDYTQVQLNFSQLESLCKACWDQLRLLEKDGKKKKGRGRKEEGGEEATLHQRLTQFLKDCEERLKVLRAVHRRVINRFHSFLFFLGYSRTMDNQEQVKLEEVLKAPESSSSSSFHFDFTLPRQRSKTSDKKGSHSRKLKW, encoded by the exons ATGCATTTACTTTCCTCAAGTGCTTCAAGAGTAAATCACCAAGAATATCCAATGAAAGAAGCCGAATCTTCTCTTCTCGACACCAACTGGTCTTCCCTCGTAAAACACGCCCCTCTGCTCCGCCTCAACGCCCTTGACTTCTCCGACCTATGGGATGATGAAGATCTTGAGCTGGACAGCATTGATGAAGACTCCTCCCACACTTCGGCCAATCAGATTGTAGCCACACCCATCCCCCCGCCTCCTCCCCCTTTGGCCCCGCCCCTCTCTGTAGCTAGCGAATCACCACGGCCATCAGGCTGTCGTACTCTGAGGCTCCACTGGAGCGCGCTGTTGAGTCTGCAGCCTTTGCCGAGAGTGGGCCGCTTCGGGCTTCAGTCGATCTGGGCCGGTCTGGAACCAGTTCAGCTAGACACCAATAGACTGGAATACCTGTTTGAGAGCAAAAGCAGCACCAACAGCGCCCTCTGCAGTCTGATGGGGGCACGACAG CAGAAGCAGCCGTGTGTGTCTGTATTGGGTGTAAAGCGTAGTAACATCATCACTATAGCTCTGAGCAGTCTGCCACCGGTTCACCTGCTTCCCCCTGCCATATACAGCATGGACAACACTGTACTAGACAGAGAAGACATCCAG AGGTTGCAGATGATGGTTCCCACTGAAGAGGAGCTGAATCTGATAAAAGAGGCAAAAGCTCAGGCCCCGCGTTCACCTCTGGGCCCCGCAGAGCAGTGTCTCCTGACCCTGGGCAACATTCCTCATCTGAGCGCCAGACTGCAGCTCTGGGCCTTCGTTCTGGACCACGACACActggagaga GAAATCGCAGAGCCGCTCTTCCATCTGAAGCTTGCCATGGAGCAGCTGGCGGCCAATCAGACGTTCCGCTGCATACTAGCGACTGTGCTGGCCGTCGGTAACTTTCTGAACGGCTGTAAG GCGAAGGGGTTTGAGTTGAGTTACCTGGGCAAGCTCTCTCAGGTGAGAGACACACACGGCCGGCAGCCTCTGCTTCATCACGTATGTGTGTTATTGCTCCAGCTTTACCCACAATCCTCTGATCTGTACTCCGACATCACTGCTGTCACAAAAGCCAGCAAG TGTGACTACACACAAGTGCAGCTGAATTTCTCACAGCTTGAATCACtttgcaaagcatgctgggatcAACTCCGACTACTTGAGAAGGATGGGAAGAAGAAGAAAGGTAGAGGAAGAAAAGAGGAAGGTGGAGAAGAGGCAACGCTCCATCAGAGGCTTACCCAGTTTCTGAAAGACTGTGAGGAGAGGTTGAAGGTGCTACGAGCAGTTCACCGCAGAGTTATCAACAG ATTCCACTCGTTCCTGTTCTTCCTTGGTTATTCGCGTACCATG GACAATCAGGAGCAGGTGAAACTTGAAGAGGTTTTGAAGGCTCCTGaatcatcgtcatcatcatctTTCCACTTTGACTTCACTCTTCCAAGACAGCGCAGCAAGACGAGTGACAAGAAAG GTAGTCACTCCCGAAAGCTGAAGTGGTGA